From the Hevea brasiliensis isolate MT/VB/25A 57/8 chromosome 15, ASM3005281v1, whole genome shotgun sequence genome, one window contains:
- the LOC110657784 gene encoding mitogen-activated protein kinase kinase kinase NPK1 isoform X2, whose translation MQDLFGSVRRSLVFKSTTGEDGGFSGLVEKIGSSIRNSRIGLFSKPPLLPALRPCKKDDTPPIRWRKGELIGCGAFGRVYMGMNLDSGELLAVKQVLIAANSALKEKTQAYTWELEEEVKLLKNLSHPNIVRYLGTAREDDSLNILLEFVPGGSISSLLGKFGSFPESVIRMYAKQLLVGLEYLHKNGIMHRDIKGANILVDNKGCIKLADFGASKKVVELATINGAKSMKGTPYWMAPEVILQTGHSFSADIWSVGCTVIEMATGKPPWSQQYQEVAALFHIGTTKSHPPIPDHLSVEAKDFLLRCLQKEPNLRPTASDLLQHPFVIGEYKEPHLIFRNSVMESGNLIATTGLNLRNSGSTCAGLKDVCEMGSIRSSTVYPQNMPGSGSYWAEANFDDDMCQIDDKDDFVIDDKDDFAVSASARFNSAFASADLSKSFNPMSEPIDGWPCKFDESPESNRGGINFSSNQSIHDIAVSPVESGKTENDFTFPCGPVATEDDDEVTESKIRAFLDEKALDLKKLQTPLYEEFYNTLNAVGLPSTVGTANNENIANLPNLTPKSKSPRQLPRRRLSAVDATNSASPGRANNKVSVGSSIHKRALQEIQQEIQQPQVNEWKDLLLDSQQETITPSARFSERQRKWKEELDEELERKREMMRQAGIGGKTSSPKDRILTQQRDRLRFVFPGK comes from the exons ATGCAAGACCTATTTGGATCGGTTCGCCGATCCTTAGTTTTTAAATCCACTACTGGAGAAGATGGAGGATTCAGTGGTTTAGTGGAGAAGATTGGCTCCAGCATTCGTAATTCGCGAATTGGTCTCTTCTCTAAGCCGCCACTTCTGCCGGCGCTTCGGCCTTGTAAGAAGGACGACACGCCGCCTATCAGGTGGCGAAAAGGGGAGTTGATTGGATGTGGTGCTTTTGGTAGGGTTTATATGGGCATGAATCTCGATTCTGGAGAGCTTCTCGCTGTTAAACAG GTTTTGATTGCGGCCAATAGTGCTTTGAAAGAGAAAACGCAG GCTTACACATGGGAACTTGAGGAAGAAGTGAAACTTCTCAAGAATCTTTCTCATCCAAATATTGTT CGATATTTGGGAACTGCTAGAGAGGATGACTCATTAAACATTCTGTTGGAATTTGTTCCGGGTGGTTCCATATCATCACTTCTGGGGAAATTTGGATCCTTCCCTGAGTCC GTTATACGAATGTATGCAAAACAGCTATTAGTGGGACTAGAATACCTACATAAGAATGGAATCATGCACAGAGACATCAAG GGGGCAAATATTCTGGTTGATAATAAGGGATGCATTAAACTTGCTGACTTTGGAGCGTCCAAGAAAGTAGTCGAACTG GCAACTATAAATGGAGCCAAGTCAATGAAGGGTACTCCATACTGGATGGCTCCTGAAGTTATTCTTCAGACTGGGCATAGCTT CTCTGCTGATATATGGAGCGTTGGATGTACTGTGATTGAGATGGCTACAGGAAAACCTCCATGGAGCCAGCAGTATCAAGAG GTTGCTGCCCTCTTCCATATTGGGACAACTAAATCTCATCCTCCCATTCCTGACCACCTTTCTGTTGAGGCAAAGGACTTTCTGTTAAGATGTTTGCAGAA GGAGCCGAACTTAAGGCCTACTGCATCAGACCTGTTGCAG CATCCATTTGTCATTGGGGAGTATAAGGAACCTCATTTAATATTCCGCAATTCCGTTATG GAATCTGGGAATCTGATAGCAACAACAGGGTTGAATCTTAGGAACTC AGGGTCAACCTGTGCAGGCCTGAAGGATGTTTGTGAAATGGGTAGCATAAGGTCCTCAACTGTATATCCTCAGAACATGCCAGGATCAGGATCCTATTGGGCTGAAGCCAATTTTGATGATGATATGTGTCAGATAGATGATAAAGATGATTTTGTG ATAGATGATAAAGATGATTTTGCGGTTAGTGCATCAGCTAGGTTCAATTCTGCATTTGCATCTGCTGATTTGAGCAAG AGCTTTAATCCTATGAGTGAACCTATTGATGGCTGGCCTTGCAAGTTCGATGAAAGTCCAGAATCAAATAGAGGTGGAATTAACTTCTCTTCTAATCAGTCAATCCATGACATTGCTGTCAGCCCTGTAGAATCTGGTAAAACAGAGAATGACTTCACATTTCCATGTGGACCAGTAGCAACTGAGGATGATGATGAAGTTACAGAATCAAAAATTAGGGCCTTTTTGGATGAGAAG GCTTTAGATTTGAAGAAGCTGCAAACACCTCTATACGAAGAGTTCTACAATACGTTGAATGCAGTGGGTCTTCCAAGCACTGTTGGAACTGCAAATAATGAAAATATTGCAAATTTACCCAACTTAACTCCTAAAAGCAAGTCGCCTAGACAGTTACCAAGAAGAAGACTCTCTGCAGTTGATGCCACCAACTCAGCTAGTCCTGGTCGTGCCAACAATAAAGTATCAGTTGGGAGTAGCATTCATAAACGAGCATTGCAGGAGATTCAGCAGGAGATTCAGCAGCCTCAAGTTAATGAGTGGAAAGATCTCCTTCTTGATTCCCAGCAGGAAACAATTACTCCTAG tGCAAGATTTTCTGAGAGGCAAAGAAAATGGAAAGAAGAGCTCGATGAAGAGCTTGAAAGAAAACGAG AGATGATGCGCCAGGCAGGAATAGGTGGGAAGACATCATCTCCAAAGGATCGGATTCTGACTCAGCAAAGAGATCGGTTACGATTTGTGTTCCCTGGCAAATAA
- the LOC110657780 gene encoding glucose-1-phosphate adenylyltransferase large subunit 3, chloroplastic/amyloplastic — MAVYCRFSLSPAGQLHGAVGLAGWNSRLLQYANGELMGNKVKLSLVHHQRASSKSIKRHVSMSLATSVAGESKLRDLDMEKRDPRTVVAIILGGGAGTRLFPLTKRRAKPAVPIGGAYRLIDVPMSNCINSGINKVYILTQFNSASLNRHLARAYNFGNGINFGDGCVEVLAATQTPGEEGKRWFQGTADAVRQFHWLFEDARSKEIEDVLILSGDHLYRMDYLDFVQNHRQSGADITVSCLPMDDSRASEFGLMKIDSKGRVLFFSEKPKGDDIRAMGVDTTVLGLSKDEAQKKPYIASMGVYVFKKEILLNLLRWRFPTANDFGSEIIPASAKEFYIKAYLFNDYWEDIGTIRSFFEANLALTEHPPRFSFYDAAKPMYTSRRNLPPTKIENSKIIDSIISHGSFLTNCFIEHSVVGIRSRINSNVHLKDTVMLGADFYETDVEVAALLSEGRVPIGIGENTRIRACIIDKNARIGKNVVIANSEGVQEADRPSQGFYIRSGVTVILKNSVIEDGFVI, encoded by the exons ATGGCAGTATATTGCCGGTTCTCCCTCTCGCCTGCCGGCCAGCTGCATGGGGCGGTTGGATTAGCGGGGTGGAACTCGAGACTTTTGCAATATGCTAATGGAGAGTTAATGGGAAATAAGGTCAAGCTAAGCCTAGTTCATCATCAAAGAGCTAGCAGTAAGAGTATTAAGCGGCATGTTTCCATGTCTCTCGCTACTAGCGTAGCTGGCGAGTCCAAG tTGAGGGACCTAGACATGGAAAAGAGGGACCCAAGAACAGTTGTGGCTATTATTTTGGGAGGAGGAGCTGGTACTCGTCTTTTCCCTCTCACCAAGCGCCGAGCCAAACCTGCT GTGCCAATTGGAGGTGCATACAGGCTGATAGATGTACCAATGAGCAACTGCATCAACAGTGGAATCAACAAAGTCTACATTCTCACTCAGTTTAACTCAGCATCACTTAACAGGCATCTTGCTCGTGCTTATAACTTCGGCAATGGTATCAATTTTGGAGACGGCTGCGTTGAG GTTCTGGCAGCCACTCAAACTCCTGGTGAGGAAGGCAAAAGGTGGTTCCAGGGTACTGCAGATGCGGTCAGACAGTTCCATTGGCTTTTTGAG GATGCAAGAAGCAAAGAGATTGAGGATGTGCTGATATTATCTGGAGATCACTTGTATCGAATGGATTATTTGGACTTTGTTCAG AATCATAGGCAGAGTGGTGCAGATATCACCGTTTCTTGTTTGCCAATGGATGACAG TCGAGCCTCAGAATTTGGTCTCATGAAGATAGACAGCAAGGGGAGAGTCCTTTTCTTCAGTGAGAAACCTAAAGGGGATGACATAAGAGCGATG GGAGTTGACACAACAGTGCTGGGGCTTTCAAAGGATGAGGCGCAAAAGAAACCATACATTGCTTCAATGGGAGTGTACGTCTTCAAGAAGGAGATACTTCTGAATCTTTTAAG ATGGCGTTTTCCGACTGCAAATGACTTCGGATCGGAGATAATCCCAGCCTCAGCAAAAGAATTTTATATTAAG GCTTATCTCTTTAATGATTATTGGGAAGACATAGGAACTATCAGATCCTTCTTTGAGGCAAACCTTGCCCTCACTGAGCAT CCGCCAAGGTTTAGTTTCTACGATGCAGCAAAGCCAATGTACACATCCAGAAGAAATCTGCCCccaacaaaaattgaaaatagcaAG ATTATTGACTCGATCATATCTCATGGAAGTTTCTTAACCAACTGCTTCATAGAACATAGCGTCGTCGGTATCAGATCTCGAATAAACTCTAATGTCCACTTAAAG GACACAGTGATGCTTGGTGCTGACTTCTATGAAACTGATGTTGAAGTGGCAGCATTGCTATCTGAAGGAAGAGTACCCATTGGAATAGGAGAGAATACAAGAATCAG GGCATGCATCATTGACAAAAATGCCAGAATCGGGAAGAACGTTGTGATTGCTAACTCAGAG GGCGTACAAGAGGCTGATAGACCTTCACAAGGCTTTTACATTCGATCTGGTGTTACCGTAATCTTAAAAAATTCAGTCATTGAAGATGGATTTGTAATATAA
- the LOC110657782 gene encoding peroxisomal adenine nucleotide carrier 1 isoform X2 — protein sequence MAFDLESLSEATSGAIGALVSTTILYPLDTCKTKYQAELRARHRQKYSFFKRLYLEKSGNKRIGAKANLLVAAAAGACTVIVTQPLDTASSRMQTSAFGKSEGLWKTLSEGTWSEAFDGLGISLLLTSNPSIQYTVFDQLKQRLLKQQLSKKSITDSSPEALSAFSAFVLGAVSKCMATCITYPAIRCKVMLQAADSDENGNGEVKPKTKKTISGAMYAIWKREGLLGFFKGLSAQNLKTVLSSALLLMIKEKIAKTTWVLILALRRYLFITPARIKSVGLQ from the exons ATGGCCTTTGATCTGGAGTCCTTGTCAGAGGCAACATCGGGAGCCATCGGTGCTCTGGTTAGCACCACCATCCTGTACCCTCTTGATACCTGCAAGACTAAGTATCAAGCTGAACTTAGAGCTCGTCATCGACAAAAGTACAG CTTCTTTAAGCGCCTGTACTTGGAGAAAAGTGGCAACAAAAGGATTGGAGCAAAGGCAAACTTGTTGGTTGCTGCAGCTGCTGGGGCTTGTACTGTCATTGTGACACAA CCCTTGGATACAGCATCCTCAAGGATGCAAACAAGTGCATTTGGAAAATCTGAGGGACTTTGGAAAACCCTTTCTGAGGGCACATGGAGCGAGGCATTTGATGGTCTTGGCATATCCCTTCTTCTGACATCAAACCCATCTATCCAG TACACagtgtttgatcagttgaaacaAAGACTGTTGAAGCAGCAGCTCAGCAAAAAATCCATTACAGATTCATCTCCAGAAGCTCTTTCTGCTTTTTCTGCTTTTGTCTTGGGTGCAGTTTCAAAATGTATGGCAACTTGCATCACATATCCAGCTATCCG ATGTAAAGTGATGCTCCAGGCTGCAGATTCAGATGAAAATGGGAATGGGGAAGTTAAACCTAAAACCAAAAAGACAATTTCAGGTGCAATGTATGCTATTTGGAAAAGGGAAGGCTTGTTGGGGTTCTTCAAAGGATTATCAGCCCAGAACTTGAAGACTGTGCTAAGCTCAGCTTTGCTTCTGATGATAAAAGAGAAGATAGCAAAGACTACATGGGTCCTAATCCTTGCACTTAGAAGGTATCTGTTCATCACACCCGCCAGAATAAAGAGTGTGGGATTGCAGTGA
- the LOC110657784 gene encoding mitogen-activated protein kinase kinase kinase NPK1 isoform X1 has protein sequence MQDLFGSVRRSLVFKSTTGEDGGFSGLVEKIGSSIRNSRIGLFSKPPLLPALRPCKKDDTPPIRWRKGELIGCGAFGRVYMGMNLDSGELLAVKQVLIAANSALKEKTQAYTWELEEEVKLLKNLSHPNIVRYLGTAREDDSLNILLEFVPGGSISSLLGKFGSFPESVIRMYAKQLLVGLEYLHKNGIMHRDIKGANILVDNKGCIKLADFGASKKVVELATINGAKSMKGTPYWMAPEVILQTGHSFSADIWSVGCTVIEMATGKPPWSQQYQEVAALFHIGTTKSHPPIPDHLSVEAKDFLLRCLQKEPNLRPTASDLLQHPFVIGEYKEPHLIFRNSVMESGNLIATTGLNLRNSWSTMNPVFRGSTCAGLKDVCEMGSIRSSTVYPQNMPGSGSYWAEANFDDDMCQIDDKDDFVIDDKDDFAVSASARFNSAFASADLSKSFNPMSEPIDGWPCKFDESPESNRGGINFSSNQSIHDIAVSPVESGKTENDFTFPCGPVATEDDDEVTESKIRAFLDEKALDLKKLQTPLYEEFYNTLNAVGLPSTVGTANNENIANLPNLTPKSKSPRQLPRRRLSAVDATNSASPGRANNKVSVGSSIHKRALQEIQQEIQQPQVNEWKDLLLDSQQETITPSARFSERQRKWKEELDEELERKREMMRQAGIGGKTSSPKDRILTQQRDRLRFVFPGK, from the exons ATGCAAGACCTATTTGGATCGGTTCGCCGATCCTTAGTTTTTAAATCCACTACTGGAGAAGATGGAGGATTCAGTGGTTTAGTGGAGAAGATTGGCTCCAGCATTCGTAATTCGCGAATTGGTCTCTTCTCTAAGCCGCCACTTCTGCCGGCGCTTCGGCCTTGTAAGAAGGACGACACGCCGCCTATCAGGTGGCGAAAAGGGGAGTTGATTGGATGTGGTGCTTTTGGTAGGGTTTATATGGGCATGAATCTCGATTCTGGAGAGCTTCTCGCTGTTAAACAG GTTTTGATTGCGGCCAATAGTGCTTTGAAAGAGAAAACGCAG GCTTACACATGGGAACTTGAGGAAGAAGTGAAACTTCTCAAGAATCTTTCTCATCCAAATATTGTT CGATATTTGGGAACTGCTAGAGAGGATGACTCATTAAACATTCTGTTGGAATTTGTTCCGGGTGGTTCCATATCATCACTTCTGGGGAAATTTGGATCCTTCCCTGAGTCC GTTATACGAATGTATGCAAAACAGCTATTAGTGGGACTAGAATACCTACATAAGAATGGAATCATGCACAGAGACATCAAG GGGGCAAATATTCTGGTTGATAATAAGGGATGCATTAAACTTGCTGACTTTGGAGCGTCCAAGAAAGTAGTCGAACTG GCAACTATAAATGGAGCCAAGTCAATGAAGGGTACTCCATACTGGATGGCTCCTGAAGTTATTCTTCAGACTGGGCATAGCTT CTCTGCTGATATATGGAGCGTTGGATGTACTGTGATTGAGATGGCTACAGGAAAACCTCCATGGAGCCAGCAGTATCAAGAG GTTGCTGCCCTCTTCCATATTGGGACAACTAAATCTCATCCTCCCATTCCTGACCACCTTTCTGTTGAGGCAAAGGACTTTCTGTTAAGATGTTTGCAGAA GGAGCCGAACTTAAGGCCTACTGCATCAGACCTGTTGCAG CATCCATTTGTCATTGGGGAGTATAAGGAACCTCATTTAATATTCCGCAATTCCGTTATG GAATCTGGGAATCTGATAGCAACAACAGGGTTGAATCTTAGGAACTC ATGGAGCACCATGAATCCTGTGTTTAGAGGGTCAACCTGTGCAGGCCTGAAGGATGTTTGTGAAATGGGTAGCATAAGGTCCTCAACTGTATATCCTCAGAACATGCCAGGATCAGGATCCTATTGGGCTGAAGCCAATTTTGATGATGATATGTGTCAGATAGATGATAAAGATGATTTTGTG ATAGATGATAAAGATGATTTTGCGGTTAGTGCATCAGCTAGGTTCAATTCTGCATTTGCATCTGCTGATTTGAGCAAG AGCTTTAATCCTATGAGTGAACCTATTGATGGCTGGCCTTGCAAGTTCGATGAAAGTCCAGAATCAAATAGAGGTGGAATTAACTTCTCTTCTAATCAGTCAATCCATGACATTGCTGTCAGCCCTGTAGAATCTGGTAAAACAGAGAATGACTTCACATTTCCATGTGGACCAGTAGCAACTGAGGATGATGATGAAGTTACAGAATCAAAAATTAGGGCCTTTTTGGATGAGAAG GCTTTAGATTTGAAGAAGCTGCAAACACCTCTATACGAAGAGTTCTACAATACGTTGAATGCAGTGGGTCTTCCAAGCACTGTTGGAACTGCAAATAATGAAAATATTGCAAATTTACCCAACTTAACTCCTAAAAGCAAGTCGCCTAGACAGTTACCAAGAAGAAGACTCTCTGCAGTTGATGCCACCAACTCAGCTAGTCCTGGTCGTGCCAACAATAAAGTATCAGTTGGGAGTAGCATTCATAAACGAGCATTGCAGGAGATTCAGCAGGAGATTCAGCAGCCTCAAGTTAATGAGTGGAAAGATCTCCTTCTTGATTCCCAGCAGGAAACAATTACTCCTAG tGCAAGATTTTCTGAGAGGCAAAGAAAATGGAAAGAAGAGCTCGATGAAGAGCTTGAAAGAAAACGAG AGATGATGCGCCAGGCAGGAATAGGTGGGAAGACATCATCTCCAAAGGATCGGATTCTGACTCAGCAAAGAGATCGGTTACGATTTGTGTTCCCTGGCAAATAA
- the LOC110657781 gene encoding uncharacterized GPI-anchored protein At3g06035, protein MTTMASSRLCLLLLFFLCFILFINHPVKCDEEDTLLEGINSYRKSLNLTVLTKNDNAECFAEEVADQFKSQPCTNSTGSNTVPGTEPQIPNYESLLAKCHLNVSNTKDGYVMPACVPNLDPSLVLTNFTETQYSGELNDTKYTGAGIGSDGSWIVVVLTTNTPEGSFVTYNAASLTTKIGPVSRLLFLLMASFFLL, encoded by the exons ATGACAACAATGGCTTCTTCAAGACTCTGTCTTCTCCTCCTATTCTTTCTCTGCTTCATTCTTTTTATCAATCATCCAGTCAAATGTGATG AGGAGGATACACTTCTTGAAGGCATTAACAGCTACAGGAAATCATTGAATCTGACAGTCCTTACAAAGAATGACAATGCAGAATGCTTTGCTGAGGAAGTAGCTGATCAATTTAAGAGTCAGCCTTGTACGAACAGCACAGGCTCCAATACAGTGCCAGGCACTGAGCCTCAGATCCCCAATTATGAAAGTCTTTTAGCCAAATGTCATTTGAATGTCTCCAACACAAAGGATGGATATGTAATGCCTGCTTGTGTTCCCAACTTGGATCCAAGTCTTGTACTCACTAACTTCACAGAGACTCAATACTCGGGAGAACTCAATGACACTAAATATACTGGAGCTGGAATTGGTTCTGACGGCAGCTGGATTGTTGTCGTTCTGACTACTAACACACCTGAAGGAAGCTTTGTGACTTACAATGCAGCCAGCCTGACAACCAAGATTGGTCCTGTATCTCGCTTATTGTTTTTGCTGATGGCTTCTTTCTTcctgttgtaa
- the LOC110657782 gene encoding peroxisomal adenine nucleotide carrier 1 isoform X1, with amino-acid sequence MAFDLESLSEATSGAIGALVSTTILYPLDTCKTKYQAELRARHRQKYRNISDVFWEAISSGQILSLYQGLGTKNLQSFISQFVYFYGYSFFKRLYLEKSGNKRIGAKANLLVAAAAGACTVIVTQPLDTASSRMQTSAFGKSEGLWKTLSEGTWSEAFDGLGISLLLTSNPSIQYTVFDQLKQRLLKQQLSKKSITDSSPEALSAFSAFVLGAVSKCMATCITYPAIRCKVMLQAADSDENGNGEVKPKTKKTISGAMYAIWKREGLLGFFKGLSAQNLKTVLSSALLLMIKEKIAKTTWVLILALRRYLFITPARIKSVGLQ; translated from the exons ATGGCCTTTGATCTGGAGTCCTTGTCAGAGGCAACATCGGGAGCCATCGGTGCTCTGGTTAGCACCACCATCCTGTACCCTCTTGATACCTGCAAGACTAAGTATCAAGCTGAACTTAGAGCTCGTCATCGACAAAAGTACAG GAATATTTCTGATGTTTTTTGGGAGGCAATTTCTTCGGGTCAGATTCTTTCATTGTACCAGGGCCTTGGAACAAAGAACTTGCAATCTTTCATTTCACAATTTGTGTATTTCTATGGGTACAGCTTCTTTAAGCGCCTGTACTTGGAGAAAAGTGGCAACAAAAGGATTGGAGCAAAGGCAAACTTGTTGGTTGCTGCAGCTGCTGGGGCTTGTACTGTCATTGTGACACAA CCCTTGGATACAGCATCCTCAAGGATGCAAACAAGTGCATTTGGAAAATCTGAGGGACTTTGGAAAACCCTTTCTGAGGGCACATGGAGCGAGGCATTTGATGGTCTTGGCATATCCCTTCTTCTGACATCAAACCCATCTATCCAG TACACagtgtttgatcagttgaaacaAAGACTGTTGAAGCAGCAGCTCAGCAAAAAATCCATTACAGATTCATCTCCAGAAGCTCTTTCTGCTTTTTCTGCTTTTGTCTTGGGTGCAGTTTCAAAATGTATGGCAACTTGCATCACATATCCAGCTATCCG ATGTAAAGTGATGCTCCAGGCTGCAGATTCAGATGAAAATGGGAATGGGGAAGTTAAACCTAAAACCAAAAAGACAATTTCAGGTGCAATGTATGCTATTTGGAAAAGGGAAGGCTTGTTGGGGTTCTTCAAAGGATTATCAGCCCAGAACTTGAAGACTGTGCTAAGCTCAGCTTTGCTTCTGATGATAAAAGAGAAGATAGCAAAGACTACATGGGTCCTAATCCTTGCACTTAGAAGGTATCTGTTCATCACACCCGCCAGAATAAAGAGTGTGGGATTGCAGTGA